A region of Ursus arctos isolate Adak ecotype North America unplaced genomic scaffold, UrsArc2.0 scaffold_31, whole genome shotgun sequence DNA encodes the following proteins:
- the LOC125283520 gene encoding putative olfactory receptor 2B8, which translates to MESPFLRRRSAGERANDSAFSGFLLLGFSNRPQLETPLFVVILIVYFLSFLRNGTIILLSRMDPRLHTPMYFFLSNLSFMDLCLTTCTVPQTLANLQGRDKTISYGGCVTQLLIALGLGGVECVLLAVMAYDRYAAVCRPLHYLAVVHPQLCLRLVLTAWLTGFGNSALQTALTMTLPLCGRHRVDHFFCEVPAMLKLACTNTSVNEAELFTVSVFFLVVPLSLIVVSYGRIARAVLTITSARGRRKAFGTCCAHLVVVVVFFGTLISMYLQPPSSYSQDVNKSIALFYTLVTPLLNPLIYTLRNKEVKGALRRLLRASADSRGS; encoded by the coding sequence ATGGAGTCCCCCTTCTTGCGCAGGCGGAGCGCAGGGGAGAGAGCTAATGACAGCGCCTTCTCAGGATTCCTCCTCCTGGGCTTCTCCAATAGGCCTCAGCTGGAGACGCCTCTCTTTGTGGTCATCCTGATCGTCTACTTCTTGAGCTTTCTCCGCAACGGCACGATTATACTTCTGTCTCGGATGGACCCTCGCCTGCACacccccatgtatttcttcctctccaacctCTCTTTCATGGACCTTTGTCTGACCACCTGCACCGTCCCCCAGACGCTGGCCAACCTCCAGGGGCGGGACAAGACCATCAGCTATGGTGGCTGCGTGACCCAGCTCCTCAtcgccctggggctggggggcgtGGAGTGTGTGCTCCTGGCcgtcatggcctatgaccgctacgcGGCCGTGTGCCGCCCGCTGCACTACCTGGCCGTGGTGCACCCGCAGCTCTGCCTGCGGCTGGTGCTGACGGCTTGGCTCACGGGCTTCGGCAACTCGGCGCTGCAGACAGCCCTGACCATGACGCTGCCGCTGTGCGGGAGACACCGGGTGGACCATTTCTTCTGCGAAGTGCCGGCGATGCTGAAGCTGGCCTGCACCAACACCTCCGTCAACGAGGCTGAGCTCTTCACGGTCAGCGTCTTCTTCCTCGTGGTGCCGCTGTCGCTCATCGTAGTGTCCTACGGCCGCATCGCGCGGGCCGTCCTGACGATCACGTCGGCCCGGGGGAGGCGCAAGGCCTTCGGCACGTGCTGCGCGCACCTGGTGGTGGTGGTCGTCTTCTTCGGCACGCTCATCTCCATGTACCTCCAGCCCCCCTCCAGTTACTCGCAGGATGTGAACAAAAGCATCGCGCTCTTCTACACTCTGGTGACTCCCCTGCTGAATCCCCTCATTTACACTCTGAGGAACAAGGAGGTCAAGGGGGCACTGAGGAGACTGCTGCGGGCAAGCGCGGACTCGCGAGGGAGCTAA
- the LOC113264179 gene encoding LOW QUALITY PROTEIN: putative olfactory receptor 2B8 (The sequence of the model RefSeq protein was modified relative to this genomic sequence to represent the inferred CDS: substituted 1 base at 1 genomic stop codon), with amino-acid sequence MCXQTMEQKNGSSFTGFVLLGFSDRPQLELVLFVVLLIFYLFTLLGNTTIIALSHLDPHLQTPMYFFLSNLSFLDLCYTTSTVPQLLVHLRGADKSISFGGCVAQLFISLGLGCTECILLGVMAFDRYAAICRPLHYTVVMHPRLCALMASASWFIGFANSSLETVLIFLVPLCGRNRIDHFFCEVPPLLKLACVDTTVYESQIFFFSMIFLIIPVALITFSYGQIVRAVLRIKSSAGQRKVFGTCGSHITVVSLFYGTAIYAYLQPSNNYSQDQGKFISLFYTIVTPMVNPVIYTLRNKDVKGAMKKVLWRVHDSR; translated from the coding sequence ATGTGCTAACAGACGATGGAACAGAAAAATGGCAGTTCTTTCACTGGGTTTGTCCTGCTGGGTTTCTCGGACCGGCCTCAGCTGGAGCTCGTCCTCTTCGTGGTTCTGCTGATCTTCTATCTGTTCACTCTGCTGGGAAACACCACCATCATTGCCTTGTCCCACCTGGACCCCCACCTTCAgactcccatgtactttttcctctccAACCTGAGCTTTCTGGACCTGTGCTACACGACCAGCACTGTCCCGCAGCTCCTGGTTCATCTCAGGGGAGCAGACAAGTCTATCTCCTTTGGCGGCTGTGTGGCTCAGCTCTTCATTTCTCTAGGGTTGGGCTGCACAGAGTGCATTCTCTTAGGGGTCATGGCATTTGACCGCTATGCAGCCATCTGCAGGCCCCTGCACTACACAGTGGTCATGCACCCCCGTCTCTGTGCCCTCATGGCTTCTGCATCGTGGTTCATTGGTTTTGCCAACTCCTCATTGGAGACAGTGCTCATCTTCCTTGTACCACTTTGTGGGAGAAATAGAATAGACCATTTCTTTTGTGAGGTCCCCCCACTGCTCAAGCTTGCCTGTGTTGACACTACTGTGTATGAGTCTCAGATCTTCTTTTTCAGCATGATCTTTCTTATCATCCCTGTGGCCTTAATCACCTTCTCCTATGGTCAGATTGTCAGGGCAGTCTTAAGAATAAAGTCATCTGCAGGGCAGAGGAAAGTGTTTGGGACATGTGGGTCCCACATCACGGTGGTCTCCCTGTTCTATGGCACGGCCATCTACGCTTACCTCCAGCCCAGCAACAACTACTCCCAGGATCAGGGCAAGTTCATTTCTCTGTTCTACACCATCGTCACCCCCATGGTCAACCCCGTCATATATACATTGAGGAACAAGGATGTGAAGGGAGCAATGAAGAAGGTGCTTTGGAGAGTCCACGATTCTAGATGA